Genomic segment of Benincasa hispida cultivar B227 chromosome 1, ASM972705v1, whole genome shotgun sequence:
ttttatttttagaatttagctaagaatttaaCTTTTCTACTTAAGATTGATACAAACCATGATaagaaaatgggagaaaatagactaaatttttaaaaatctaaaataaaaaacgaaatagttaccaaatggggtctaccatattgtaatatttaaatttcaactttagaaattatatgaatttatttttaattaccCTTTGTTATTAGGaaattttataatgatttatatAATTGGAAATTGTATTGTAAATGCTTCCTTTAAAGAACAAAGAGTGGTaggctatgaagcacagacacagatacggctACAGGATACGGATATGATCGGAGATTCGTCAACTTCTAAAAATCTAAGATAAGGATACATCTAAGGATGCAccatctttttaaatatttttttaatatatatatttctaaaaaacgaggatactgatacgttgaaggtacatttttttaaaaaaaaatctaggatatagataaatttagcatataggttaataacaatagcacaaaacagaatataaacattgaaatagaatacaaaaaaaagcaacatataatatgttgaagtacaatagttaagaaaatgtaatagaaaagtgactcatattgcaaataagaaaaagaagaatattagagagagaagtatgaagataaacgaataacttattgttgaagatatccaaatgggtTATATTTTTGTGGACTTTGTAGGGACTCAAATGtaaagatggagattagatgattctagtagagtttggtttttttttttttttcttttaattttggactcgagtagtgagctttttaataggttgcctaattttagattgggaaaaattagatgagttacttgtcttttttcttaaaaaaaatacgcataaaaatagatacgtcaaatcacgTGTTAGATATCTGGAaagtatagatacgtcaaatcacgTGTCAGATACATATCGAGGAAGTATCTGAAAATATCAATATTCGATATACTAATTCTCTGTTTCACATGAAGTATATGTGCTTCATAGGCAGTAGGGATGGTGAATAAAATAGGGGTCGAAACGGGCCTTAAAAGGCAACCGAAAATTTAAAGGAGAAAAACTTGTATACGACTCTTTTGTGTCCAATTCAATtagaattttttattaaaaaatatatattttttaaatttgtttatttatatagtAGAGGAGAGGAGAATATGGTGGTTAGGTGCATCACCTAATCATTGTCAAAACACTAAAATGTAGTTTAATGAAAGTTTAggtaacaaaaatatttttcaaacccATTTAAAACTAATCCACTCAAACCTCATGAGTCATGACTagaaaaaatataattgtttGGAACAAAGTTTTGGAACGTGAGAGGAGAAAAGAACAAAACTAGGGAGAGGGCAGCACTGTGACAAAGAAGTAGAATGGCAACCGAAGACCAGGCCAAGGATGAGCTTCCGCAAGTGCTGGTTCTAGGTCCCCCTTTGATATTTCCATATCTAGAATCCCAATTCACAAACAGATTCCATTTCCTAAAACCATGGCTTTCCAACCTCTCTCTAACTCAATTCCTCACCTCTTATACCCAATCCACTCAAGCCTTGCTTATCCGAGGCGGTGGCACTGCTCAACTCACCACCGCCATTCTCGACTGCCTCCCCTCGCTCAAGCTCGTCGTCACTAGCAGCGTTGGTGTCGATCACTTGTACTTGCCGGAATTACACCGCCGTGGGGTGGCTATTGCCCATGCAAGAAACGTGTTCTCCGAAGATGCCGCCGATATGGCGGTTGGATTACTGATCGACGTTCTTAGGAAAGTGTCGGCGGGAGATCGGTTCGTGAGGCAAGGGCTTTGGCTTACGAAAGGCCATTTTCCTTCCGGATTAAAGGTCCAGTACTGATTAAAAATTGACTCCTATGGTTAAAGGCTTTCtaacatttttcaattataactttttttttaaaaaaaagttaaaattagtATAATTGAACAAAATACTTGGTGAGCTACTAGAAATTTGGGAAGAATTAGGTttcctaaagaagaagaaaattaaaaaaatttgccAAACTTTTTAAAggttcaaagaatttagaaaACTTTctcaacattaaaaaaaaataataattgtcaTTTATGAATAGGAATAGTATTAACATAACTTAGGataaaacaacttaattataatctaaataaaatttattaattagttatgtctccataaaattgaaatcttcACCATCGATATTTTAATCTTTAGATTCTACCAacttaattaagaaaaatgttaaaacaTAAGAAATGCTTGATGAAACTATTTAAACATTAAAAGaccaaattgaaagaaaaatacacaaacagGATGGACGACATATAGTACAAAAATTTAACAGATTCTGATGTTACTAAGGAAAAggagtattttttatttggatgAATTTGGGAAAATTTCGCAGCTGAGCGGCAAGCGAATTGGGATCGTTGGATTGGGGAAAATAGGCTCTGAAGTTGCCAAGAGGCTGGAAGGATTTGGCTGCAAAATCTCATATAACTCAAGGATCAAAAAGTCAAAGGCACCATATTCCTACTATTCCAACGTATATGAACTTGCAGCCAACTGTGAAGTACTCATAATTTGTTGTGCTTTGACTGAAGAAACCTACCATATAATTAACAAGGAGGTGATGGTTGCATTAGGAAAAGATGGAGTGATAGTGAATATCGGTCGTGGTGCGATCATCGACGAAAAGGAGATGATCCGCCGTTTGATTCAAGGGGAGATTGGTGGAGCTGGACTGGATGTGTTTGAGAATGAACCTGTAATAGCTGAAGAGTTTTTAAATCTGGATAATGTTGTATTGTCACCACATGCTGCTGCTATGACATATGAATCTTCAATGGAAGTGTGTAGGTTGGTGGTAGATAACTTGGAGGCATTCTTCTCAAACAAACCTCTTGTGTCTCCCTTTGTGGATTAGTTGGTTCAGAAAGGGGGGGAAGTTTCTACAGATTCTATCTCAATTTGGGTGAAAATAAAGCTCTTTAAATGCGGAATCGTGCTGCTGGGGTTATCATTTCCAGCAAGGAGCATTTCTTCAAAAGCACTTTGGGGAACTACTTGTTAGATATTTTTTGTGTAGCGAAAGAAACAATTATATAGATTAAATCCATGGTTAGAAACTTCAAATTGAATCGAAACCATAAAACTAGATTATGTTTCATgtataaatttaacatatatgaaagttaaatttgtaatttttttcgaTTTGAATGAGTTTTTAATTTTGGTCAAGAGGAGAGGTGAAAGTGTGGCAGTAAGATACGTCTTAGATTGAATGATTAACCGTTCATAAAAATTTAAGTTACTATACTGACGATTAACCGTTAATCTCCATTAAATGTTCATATATTTGACTTGTTATTTTCATGTAGAGAGTATCAGTAACTAGGTGGAATTGTAATGAAGATTCCTGGCGTTCAGTCTAAGAAATATGCATAATTAGAATACAACAGGAAAAAGTTTGATCATAATCTTGTATGCATGTGGTACATTTCCAAGAGGAGTCAATTTTCATGAATAACTCACTAAATTAATGAGTCGAATTTATCTTAACATTCTGGACGATGTTCTAGATTTTCACCTCTTGGGAATTCTCTCTCCGGAAGTATAAGGTAATAATCGATAGTAAGGTGCTAGGACAAGCAGCGAACCACTTAACTTCTTGTGTTCTTTCTTCCTCAACGATCATCCAACGCTTCTTAGTATCGTCAGTTCATCTTagtatcatctacacgatcgtctagtgcttctTAGTATCGTCTACACTATTGAACTATCGTCTAGTTCATCTGAGCATCGTCTACGCGATTGAGCTCACATTCAAGTAAATGATTAAAGATTTGAAGTTCAAGGATATTGTCTTCCCTGAGTCTTGAAGTGAAGTAGTCCATTTATGCTGAATAGATTGATCCTGCAAAACAAGAGAATTATAGTTAATTTGGGCCACAAATACTTCTTGAAAGGCAGATAAATAATTGATCAGAATGACCTATtatgatttttgaaaaataggCAATGACATTGCTCAACGATAAAGCAAAAACAAAAGTAATGAATGTGCAAGAACTTCTCCTATATGATTATACTCTTCGACTGCATCCTAGTTCGTCCAGTTCTCAAAGCCAACACTTCACTTATTTAGCGCTAACAAAAAAACTAATCACTTAGAAGATCGTCGTGAAAGAGCCAGTTCTGATTTTTGAACTCCCAACCCGAAGTAGCCGTTGTTCTTCCAATAAAGAAAATAGTATAGCAAAGTTAAATTAACTAAGTTTTTTGATCTATGAGAGGAAAATAATGAGAAAATAGACTCGAGTTCTCTAATAACTAAAGATCCAatgtaaaaaggaaaatttataCGGATGATCCAATATTTGggcccaaaatgtcaaatgacctctttttttaaaataatggcaAATTACCTCTCCTGACGTCATCACCATACTAGATTACCCTTTTGTCTTCCATATGCTTTATTGAAATTTCTTCAAATGTAACAATATTCTTGTGTCGCTCATTATGGCTGCATTTGAAATCAATCAAACATTTCTTGCAAAACCGTCTATCTACTGCCAAAATCGAAGCTCTTAGGTAAGTGAATTTAATCTTTGTTGTGCATGTTGTGTCTGTGTAGGTTTTGAATTGGAATCAACCGGCCGTTTCTATGGGTTTCAAGGTTTAATAATCGGTCGTTTATGgttcttgtttgttttttggGTTTTGATATGTTCTATGGCATTGAGGACGAAAATAAGTTGCGTTTTATGGCATTCAAATAAGGTAAGGGATGTTGAGGGACATGGTTCAATTAATGTGAGCAAGATTGGCAAAAGCAAGATTTTCGAAAGCGAGATCGGCGAGAGCAATATAGGCAAGAGGGAGAAAGCTAGAGCGAGACGAGCTAGAGAGAGACAATCGAGACTTAAACAATTGAGAGTGAGTCTAGTAAGACTTAAACAGAATatatgtttactattttttttttaagaatctGTTAACTGATAGATTGAATGTTCATTTCATGTAGGGGTAATTTAAGATgtcaaaaagtttcaaaatatgtGAAGTTGATCGATTTCCCAGGCAAGTAACGAGCTTGACCCACATTGCGAATGCCAACAAGATTTGTGAAAGAGAAGCTTACCGGTCAACAGTTAGAGATGTTCAAGAGAACAGTTTTTGGGTAATTCGTAGACATTGACATCGTATTCAACAGCCCACTTGACCACCATATGCTGTTGAGGgaagtgaagaagaagagagcTGACTCGATCAACTTCTCTGTTAGAGGAAAGTTCATCACGTTTTCGAAAGACGATTTTTTGTTGATTATTGGTTTGTGGCAGTCCCTTATACAAGTTGTTTGGAGTGAGAAGTCCTCACAAGAACTTGCAACGAAGTATTTTGGTAATATGTCGACTTTGGACTCATTCGACATCAATTTACTAGAAGAATAATACAAGAAGTTGGAGGTCGGAAACAATGATGATGTTGTTAAGATCACCTTAGTCTACACGgaggttgcaatgatgggaaaGAACAAGTAGAAAAGTGCAGTCAATCGTAGATTATTTAAGAACGTTGAGGACATAAATCATTACAATAGTCTAAAGTGGGGTACAATTATTTGGGAGAGGACACTCGATGCTCTTAAGATTACATTGAATGATAAGGTTGGTCTATATAACAAGAaggtgaaaggaaataaaaattatgttctGAAGTACTCTTTGTGTGGATTTCCCCAAGCATTCCAAGTAGATGTTCCTTCACATAAGCTTATCATTGTTTTAATATTAACATAGTTTTGAATATGTGTTGTTTCATATTTAGGTATGGACGTACGATATCCTATCATTAGTAGCAGAGAACAATGCCACTCGAAAGAGCAAGGTAGTTATGTCTTGTATATTAAGATGGTCATACTCCCACTTGGTGTCATTCGAAGTATTGCAGAGAGACATTTTTTAGTCTCAAAATGAAAATGTACTCTAGCCACGAtatgtttatttggtttttaaattgACACTAATCATCTTACTGGGTTAGGTTGTTAATGCAGACAAAAGTCAAAGAGGATCTTGTCATATCCGATTCTGAGATGAAGTTTCAAGACACCATAATAGAGAGACAGGCCGCAAGACAAGTACATTCCAATGCTAAGAGTTTGAAAAGTTCAAGTAGTTCAAAAAGTGGCGGTAGTTCGGAAGGGGATGACAGTTCGGAAAGTGGGGATGGTGATGAGTAGGAAGACGCTCAAGGTGGAGAGAGGAACGACGAATTTGAGGATGACATAAACATCCACTTATACCTCCAGTAAGGATATGTTTCATTATGTGTTGGTGGGCCACATACGTGACGAGGACGTGTTGAATCCTTCTGGTGAGCGTCCTGAGGATTCGTATATTCTATCTATGGAGGAGGAGCATCCTGAGCCTGAAACCTTAGGCCGAAGATAGAGAGCCAATGTTGATCCTTCTGCATATTCGTACCGACGGAGTATTGATAGCTCAATATCGAGGTTAGATGGTTGTGTTTCGAACCTCTAGTGAGACATGAGAGACATGAAAGCACTGCCACTAGGTCACCAATCCCACCTCTACCTCTATCACCTACCTCACCTCTACCTCGGTCACTTACCTCATCTCTCCCTTCGAATACCACCACCTCACCTATTCCTCTTCCACTCACAGAGCCTGATACCATAGTCTCATCTATTCCTCTTCCACCCACAGAGCATGATACCACAACCTCATCCACCTTGCATCCACATCTGGATCCTGATATCACCACCTCACCTGCTCTACTTCCACTTCTAGACCCTGATACCTCTACCTCACCCAATCCACCTCCAGATCTTAATACGAGTAGAGAGGACATTGAACCTTTACTTTTTTAGATAGAATttgatggagttgacattcaacacattctaactacatcaattttagtagattagcatgcatgttcatgAAAATATCAGAAATAGGGTTtcaagaatacaacctttgttgaATCCACTCAATTACTCCAAATCTCCAcgaatttcttcttcaaaagtAAACTACTATAAGAGCCTTCTCTATTATTCTtagaccttagattggattgtgggattcAAATTGAGTGAGGTTTTAGGATGAGTTTTggagagattgagagaaaaaaattcagaaaaaattcttcaattttttggtTTTACATGCACGAATTTCCTTCAGATTTAGCttgtatttataaaaattatacatgaaaaatagataatctCGCTAGGCTATTGGAAGAAAATCTTGCCATAAGAAGGCCGAAGAAGGAAAAAAGTGACGAAGGGTTTAGTTCTCGGGTGAATCCAAGCCATcaatgaagaattgaagctccaggTCGAACCACATGGAGTtttaagctgaaattttaaggcaatatttttacatcattttaagcaagtttgtagaaggaattttCATAAGATAAGGTCTGGAAGTCGAGTTATATATTTTGGAAGTTGAAACTAGAAATTGTTAAACAAGTAGGCAGCTACTTGAATTGGGGCCGATGATGAAAATTTGAAGCTCCAAATTAAACCATGAGGATTCTTAAGCTGAAATTTTGAAGTAATGTTGTTAACTTGATTCTAagaaagtttgtagaagaaatttTCTTATGATGAGTTCTGAAATTCGTGTTATTTATGTtagaagttgaatctggaatctgttgaacaagcaggcagctgcttggtaAGAATAAGCAAGCAGCTCAATCGGTTGGCGTGCGGAAGGAGGCGATCACTTGAAGTTTAAGCCCTTTAAATTTGACTACGTACCCAACGCCCTAAGGCAGGttatgaaaagtaaaatgcaataAGAATAAATGTGAGCTTGGTTTAAagagtagtctcaaaagggGGACTAATGTAGTAGCTAAAGTGTTGTTCTTATGTGTAGGAGCAACACCCATAGGAGAAGCTTACAAAGCTTGAGGAAACTAAGATCAAGACCCGTGTGTGACTTTAAATGCTTAAATGTCTTGCAAATTTTTTACGAAAATATTTAGTAATCTATGTTTAATGAAAGCTATTCATGATAACTTGTTTCCAATAGTTTTCCAAAATGACGCATCTCTTAAATGTAATGTTATGCGTTGATCTAGAATGCTACTAAGTATGTTTAAGTTATGAACTTCAATGATCCTTGAGTATGCGTTAGGTTTGAATGCCTTAAGGAAACTAAGTCTTAGTAAAGTTGAGAATATTCCTTAGAAAGTAAGAATAGCTCAGTGCTGAAGGACTAAAATATGAAGGTACTAGAGCTAAGTCCTAGATATGAATTCTAATGATAGGATCCAGACTACGTGTACGTAGGACAGGTAAGACTAGGAGAGAGGTGATGGATAGAGGTGGCACACCTTATCCTAGGAAACCATAAGAGAGACTAGGTAAGGTGATGGACAAAGGTGACACACCTTAACCTAGATTACTACGGGGTAAGGTGATGGACAAAGGCAACACACCTTAACCTAGAATAGTATGGAGAGTTGGACAAAAGGGCTCCTTCTTCCAGCTAAGTAGTAATGCAGTTAAGTAAGGTAGAGATAGGACAAGAGGGTTCACTCTCAGATAAAAGGCTAAGTATAAGTATTGGGAGTTGAGCAAGAGGGCCACTCTAAACTGAGGAATAGATATGATTTGTTATGTTAATGTTTATGTGAATGATGGTTGCGTAAGTTTATGTTTCCAATTaaagctttcaattttattattagttttatgtATGATACTTTAAAAGTTAGTCACTTACTGAGCTTCTAGCTCAtggttttcaaaatgttttcccccccaggtagcggtcattTCCTAGAAGACGACTCTattgctgctctgccactcaaagattCAAGTTGAAAGAAGCTTGGTTGATGACTCTGTGATTGtgagtacacatgtgtctgtcataTGTGGACTAGTGTTATATGTTGGTTCACCTAGTGGTAATGTACATAAGTTGTATATATGTGAATAGTATGTAAAAACCTGTGACATGAATGTGATAAGTTCTAGTTGTTCTGTTCAGTATGTATTTAAAAATGTTTGTATATCAAGGTTTCTATACAGGTTATGAACATaggttaggcagtaagtgccaacaaaagggttggtaactgctacaGTCATACTCCTTCCAGACTAAGAGGGTAATATAGTGCAAGGTGTGACACATAATCAGTACGTCgatccttcacatgttgttcgtatttacagctaggtcaaaattaccgttttacccctgtaatacatcttaatccttaagtctccactgatcctctaatgaataattggtttatggtcctgcCAATAAATGGAGTCTCATTTAGCcatagagagggtggggcccctttcaagactaggagtcagtacttaagggaacaacctatctgttaaccTTAAAACgagtaggaatgaattccgtcttgcagggctatgtccccaactatcatctagtcttatccctaaaacgggaggcttattgagcggcgatattgagtcactctcacccatgcagattaaaagataatcccgaataaacaggagttcatagttagcttaggattgagatcgagttatcttaggtcatcaaattgaaatagtcagttttaatagtaaatggtcgatataaagaaaattgattatttcgtagtccgatcttatgcaaatatCTTTTTCATTAGGATGCGTCCACTCGTATGTCCCCACATGAGcgactttgggatcacatcgtttgtatcaatatacaaagtgagtcgcatccatagtgtccccatgataaggtacccaaccctatccatatacttattgaCCGTTTTGACTATATAGTAAAAcatgatcctcttttatgtctctacataaagtttaagtattcatattatagtcatgagtccattcgtttattggatttaggaatctataaatgcaatttatatgttcaataataactttattgatacaatctcaataacatttttattgtaaataaagATATGTTTAAAgcttacaaactgcgagttttaggatatataaCCCAGCAGAATGTCTGCTAGAGCCCTATTGCACAGTCTGACACCATGCATGGAGTTCCACTAGTATGATCCTTTTATGATTGGAAAAATTCCTTGTTTATATTTGTTATCGACATGTTTGCCATTCTTTTATATTATGTAGGTTATTATCGAAACACGAAAAAATCCCTCGTAAGAGGAAGAATGTTGACACATACACACCTTCAGCCCcaccaaagaagaaaatgatgaaatagaAAGAAACTAAGGTACAACTTCTTTTAGACAGACCAATAATTAAGTACCCTCTCCCTGGAGTATCTACAACACTCTTTAAAGCGATGGTCCAATACAACTTAGCACATGATGTTCCACCTGTCGTCTTTACAAAAATGATGAATTGGAAGAGGTTCGAGAAAATGCATTTCGGTCATTATCCAAGGTAATTTTTTAGGAATTGACTGAACCGAGTTCAATGGTTGAGTGTGATGCAAGTGTGCAATCCTTGTCTTTTTTACAATTAGATACAATGAACTCTTCTCTCCTAACTTATTCCTTCTTTCGAATGCAGActataactattttgttttggttAAGGTAAATTTCATAGTCGATCGGACATGTATATGAGCAAGTTCACCATCCTGCCAATTGGAATAATAGTATCCATTTATTGCACTTATGAACAAGACTATGTCGGTTGTTTATTACGTGCTATTAATGTTGAATTTTTTGTACAGAGTCACCTTAATGCTCGATATGGGATATATAAATAGATCAAGGACAAGTCAATATTACACGCTGCCATAATATGGGAGGAAGAAGACATGTACAAGGACTACGTTATGGGTAAATTCAACGTGAGGTGGGCAGACGTGGTTTTTGTGTATATGGCAACAAACATTGGTGAACATTGGAGTCGATTGCAATGGACATTAATAGAGGCCAGTTGTTCGTGTTCAATTCATTCCCGTCCATGAGTCAAAGAAAAAGTTGGAGTCTTGGCTAGAGCCATTGACTTTCACCCTACTATCGCCCATTCACCATTGTGATTTGCAACGTTCGAAGTCAGACCTAAATATATACCATTGGAAAATGTCCCGACTTACTACTACTAAAATACAGCACGGGTCCCTTATTTATGGCATATTTGcaataaaaattttagaacatTTAGTGAGTGGTGGTGATCCTTCTGTAATCACTCAAAAAAATGTCAGACTATAGGATGCAGTTAGCATGTCAATTGTGGGCGAACActccatattttttatgtatataaaaTCTCAGTATCTTAGATACATGTGGATTTCTGTAATATAACATGTGAATTTTTGTAATTTCACTAACTTGTTGTTAACATGTGAATTTCTGTAATTTGACTAACATGTGGATTTCTATAATATGACTCGTTATTAACAAATAGGGAGACTTAGAGAAACCGAGACTTAGAGATAGTGGGACATTAAAAGAGAGTGAGACTCAGAGAGAGCGATACTTAGAGAGAGCAATACTTGGAGAGAGCGATACTTGGAGAGAGTGAGACTTAGATAGAGACATTGAGTAACGTTACTAGAGAGAGCGAAACGTGAATGCATTATGCAATTTAAACACTTATACTTGCCGTTATTAGTAAGAGTGAAACATTCAAAGACAAAATGCATTATACAATTTAAACACTTATATGTGTCGTTATTAGTGAGAACGAGACTTAGAGATACACATCGAGAGCGAGACATTTAGAGACATAATGCATTATACAATTTAAACATTGTAAACAATCTGCATTTGTTTGTACATAGAACATACATTAAGGATGAAAAATGGCATATAGACAATCAACCTCGACCAAATCAATTCTGTTATGTTCAGTATGTCACCCGGTCGTGAGTGGTTCACTGCAACCTTGTTGATTATGCCCATAATCCCCACACTCACCATATTTAACTTATCTACGATGTTCTCCACTAGATGGTATTCTTCGTACTCTTCATTGTCCGACCTGTGCCACTCTTCTTAGAGAAAgaatattcttttttctttttcacataCACCTGAGGTATCTTCCATTCATATGTGTGACCAAGCGGATTTATATGCTCTGCATAAGCAACCATGATGGAGTCAAAGCTTTAAAATCGACTACAAAGACTTTGGATGGAGATGTTTCGTTCTCAGGCAGCCacaattgcatgcaaacatggAATACCATGTGAGTCAAATTCCTTACAACCT
This window contains:
- the LOC120089098 gene encoding glyoxylate/hydroxypyruvate reductase HPR3-like — its product is MATEDQAKDELPQVLVLGPPLIFPYLESQFTNRFHFLKPWLSNLSLTQFLTSYTQSTQALLIRGGGTAQLTTAILDCLPSLKLVVTSSVGVDHLYLPELHRRGVAIAHARNVFSEDAADMAVGLLIDVLRKVSAGDRFVRQGLWLTKGHFPSGLKLSGKRIGIVGLGKIGSEVAKRLEGFGCKISYNSRIKKSKAPYSYYSNVYELAANCEVLIICCALTEETYHIINKEVMVALGKDGVIVNIGRGAIIDEKEMIRRLIQGEIGGAGLDVFENEPVIAEEFLNLDNVVLSPHAAAMTYESSMEVCRLVVDNLEAFFSNKPLVSPFVD